The following proteins are co-located in the Opitutaceae bacterium genome:
- the tgt gene encoding tRNA guanosine(34) transglycosylase Tgt, translating into MSEAAHFQLLVTDSASAARRGRLRTRHGVVETPVFMPVGTQGTVKAVTPAHLHEIGARIILGNTYHLNLRPGSDLVRDLGGLHAFMGWDGPILTDSGGFQVFSLAKLREIRDDGIAFQSHVDGARLFLGPREVMTIQRNLGSDIAMVIDECPPWPCEKDACAAAVARSHRWASQCRQIAVDSGFLAAGHHVFAIVQGSTFDDLRREAAEALAALDFPGYAVGGVSVGEPEPEMLKQVGATTPFLPKEKPRYVMGLGTPPQLLKMVALGVDMFDCVMPTRVARNGLVFTADGPMNIRNERFRRDPRPLVEGLDNYTRRFSRAYLRHLQLAGEMLAGTLLTIHNLHFYIDLMGQARAHIEAGDFMPWSRAWIERYEAGAAGKGG; encoded by the coding sequence CATGCCGGTGGGCACACAGGGAACCGTCAAGGCCGTCACCCCGGCGCATCTGCACGAGATCGGCGCCCGGATCATTCTCGGCAACACCTATCACCTCAACCTCAGGCCCGGCAGCGACCTCGTGCGCGATCTTGGAGGGCTTCATGCGTTCATGGGATGGGACGGCCCGATCCTGACCGACAGCGGGGGCTTTCAGGTTTTCTCGCTGGCGAAGCTGAGGGAGATTCGCGACGACGGCATTGCGTTTCAATCGCACGTCGACGGCGCGCGGCTTTTCCTTGGGCCGCGGGAGGTGATGACGATCCAGCGCAACCTTGGGAGCGACATCGCCATGGTCATTGACGAATGCCCGCCCTGGCCCTGTGAAAAGGACGCCTGCGCCGCGGCTGTCGCGCGCAGCCACCGGTGGGCATCCCAGTGCAGGCAGATCGCCGTCGACAGCGGATTTCTGGCGGCGGGCCACCATGTCTTCGCAATTGTGCAAGGGTCGACGTTTGACGACCTCAGACGCGAGGCCGCGGAGGCGCTGGCGGCGCTTGATTTTCCGGGCTATGCTGTGGGAGGTGTGAGTGTGGGCGAGCCGGAGCCGGAGATGCTCAAGCAGGTTGGCGCCACAACGCCGTTTCTGCCGAAGGAAAAGCCACGGTATGTGATGGGACTTGGGACGCCACCGCAGCTCCTGAAGATGGTGGCTCTCGGCGTCGACATGTTTGACTGCGTGATGCCGACGCGCGTGGCGAGGAACGGCCTGGTGTTCACGGCGGATGGACCGATGAACATTCGAAACGAGCGCTTTCGCAGGGATCCCCGTCCGCTTGTTGAGGGCTTGGACAATTACACGCGCCGCTTCTCACGCGCGTATCTGCGCCACCTGCAGCTCGCGGGCGAGATGCTAGCGGGCACGCTGCTGACAATCCACAACCTGCATTTCTACATTGATCTCATGGGGCAGGCGCGGGCCCACATTGAGGCGGGTGACTTCATGCCCTGGAGCCGCGCCTGGATCGAACGGTACGAAGCCGGCGCGGCTGGCAAAGGGGGCTGA